One Rhododendron vialii isolate Sample 1 chromosome 2a, ASM3025357v1 genomic region harbors:
- the LOC131313631 gene encoding probable disease resistance protein At4g27220 isoform X8, protein MSAALIAITGLGKIAGSVLVKIGDYVGAPIGRQFTYMFCFNSNITEVEAQLKELEVTREGVQMGVDDNRRKGRVNGPNVEAWLKSANEVTIEVGGIIKEKPKVKEGCLNGLCPNIKLRYSLSRKAVKTTEVVIDLQAHGVQYTQTSYSPPPPCLETILNRDFTGFESRSITMEEIIKALKHDHFNLIGVCGMGGVGKTTMVNEVAKRAKEENHFDEVAMAVVSKDPNLTNVQACVADMLGLKLVDRDSPMVRADLLRKRLLQDNKKVLVILDDIWEDFDLQAMGIPLDCANKNFKLLYTSRTQDLWHDVRTKKEITLQLLSEDEAWQLFREKAGDSADARDLHPIAKQIVNECGGLPLALLLIGGVLSKKSGRHPIKEIWEGMLDRLICASRTPANEHLFSRLELSYKYLEDEEAKRLFLLCCLFKEDEDIRINNLAMYGLGLSLFDRINEMGNARRRVFLIVDDLKSRYLLLDSKKEECVRVHDVVRDMGVSIASKDKVALVSHGALSGWPKTVTYEPYTAISVISDKITKLPEGLTYPNLEFLILRCRKLKKLPPNFFDGMGKLKVLEIGHFDGILTLQSLRNLTMLSLEGSHGMLDNLSIIGDLLNLETLNFRDSRIRELPEEIGKLVNLRFLDLRGTTWLRRIPPGVISCLVRLEELYMNWFEGWEGEDNEAEGRNANLIEFESLSNLNTLEIEIRRRSEFARVACIPTVPIFSKLEIYKVFINNCPPGYDYKADRGIYYGPCTDHVPNYSENSSPENCKRMLGVNAYDLILSYRGGIDSLLRRSDLLSLRGSGCDDLVRELLCQVLVDGLQQLKYLYISYCHVKQECLVNAMNPVQLSRAPAVFPILKVLWIDRLANVSEIYRSPIPAGSFGELTSIQVTECRQLRHLFPLPIVGCLPQLTDLKIQSCDMMEEVIWREQREDVHVATNRIEFPKLESLFLSSLPSLKGFCRGIDHIDFPQLKRLDLYELERFNCLFHNSSTSHSEENDDAGFLSLFPQLVSLPNLEVLYVSRLKNLERIVHGSLSMGPLSKRTKFTVHDCNKLRWVGNGRGRELAERINALDDSEEDVDLEEDDDFEEGGSF, encoded by the coding sequence ATGTCTGCAGCACTAATTGCTATTACCGGTTTGGGGAAAATTGCGGGTAGTGTTTTGGTAAAAATCGGAGATTACGTTGGTGCTCCGATAGGCCGACAATTCACGTACATGTTTTGCTTCAATAGCAACATTACAGAAGTTGAAGCTCAATTGAAAGAGCTTGAAGTGACACGAGAAGGGGTACAAATGGGGGTGGATGATAACCGCAGAAAAGGGAGAGTTAATGGACCAAATGTTGAGGCTTGGCTGAAAAGTGCAAATGAGGTCACAATTGAGGTTGGGGGAATTATCAAAGAGAAGCCCAAAGTCAAGGAAGGGTGTTTGAATGGGTTGTGCCCCAATATCAAACTGCGTTACTCATTGAGCAGGAAAGCTGTGAAGACGACTGAGGTTGTCATTGACCTCCAGGCTCATGGTGTCCAGTATACACAGACATCCTACAGCCCGCCTCCTCCATGCTTGGAGACCATACTCAATAGAGATTTCACTGGGTTTGAGTCTCGAAGCATTACTATGGAAGAGATTATTAAGGCTCTAAAGCATGATCACTTCAACTTGATTGGGGTTTGCGGAATGGGAGGTGTGGGCAAGACAACAATGGTGAATGAAGTTGCAAAAAGAGCAAAAGAAGAGAATCACTTTGACGAAGTTGCAATGGCCGTTGTCAGCAAAGACCCAAACCTAACCAATGTTCAAGCTTGCGTTGCAGACATGCTTGGTTTGAAACTTGTTGACAGGGATAGCCCGATGGTACGAGCTGATCTCCTACGTAAGAGACTTCTACAGGATAACAAGAAAGTCCTTGTTATACTGGATGACATTTGGGAAGACTTTGATCTACAAGCCATGGGAATTCCTTTGGATTGTGCTAATAAGAATTTTAAACTGCTTTATACGTCGCGAACTCAAGATCTATGGCATGATGTACGAACTAAAAAGGAGATCACTCTTCAACTCTTGTCAGAAGACGAAGCATGGCAACTCTTTAGGGAGAAAGCGGGTGATTCAGCTGATGCTCGAGATTTGCATCCAATCGCTAAACAGATTGTGAATGAATGTGGAGGTTTACCGCTTGCTCTATTACTTATTGGTGGTGTACTTTCGAAAAAAAGTGGGAGACACCCCATTAAGGAGATATGGGAAGGTATGCTTGATCGGCTAATTTGTGCAAGCCGCACTCCTGCGAATGAGCATTTGTTTTCACGTCTAGAGCTGAGTTACAAATATTTGGAAGATGAGGAAGCCAAGCGCctgtttttgctttgttgtttATTTAAAGAGGATGAAGATATCCGTATTAACAATTTGGCCATGTACGGATTGGGGCTATCACTTTTTGACAGAATAAATGAAATGGGAAATGCAAGGCGTCGAGTTTTTCTTATCGTTGATGATCTAAAGAGCCGTTATTTACTACTAGacagtaaaaaagaagaatgtgTAAGAGTGCATGATGTAGTGCGCGATATGGGCGTATCTATTGCATCCAAAGATAAAGTTGCTCTAGTAAGCCATGGTGCATTGTCTGGGTGGCCAAAGACGGTCACATATGAGCCTTATACTGCCATCTCAGTGATATCGGACAAAATTACAAAGCTTCCTGAAGGATTGACATACCCAAACCTTGAGTTTCTAATTTTACGATGTAGGAAACTTAAGAAACTACCGCCCAATTTTTTCGACGGGATGGGGAAACTAAAAGTTTTGGAAATTGGTCATTTTGATGGCATCCTGACGCTTCAATCCTTGAGGAACCTTACTATGTTGTCACTTGAAGGATCTCATGGCATGTTGGATAATTTATCTATAATTGGAGATCTACTTAATCTAGAAACCCTCAACTTTCGTGATTCGCGGATCAGGGAACTACCAGAAGAAATAGGGAAACTAGTTAACTTGAGGTTTTTAGATCTGAGGGGCACTACTTGGCTGCGTAGAATACCGCCAGGTGTCATTTCATGCCTGGTTCGTTTAGAAGAACTATACATgaactggtttgagggttgggaAGGAGAGGACAATGAAGCAGAAGGGAGAAATGCAAACCTAATAGAGTTTGAGTCCTTGTCCAATTTAAATACTTTAGAGATTGAGATAAGAAGAAGATCAGAATTTGCACGTGTTGCATGTATCCCAACAGTTCCAATATTTAGCAAACTGGAAATATACAAGGTATTCATAAATAATTGCCCTCCTGGTTATGACTATAAGGCTGACCGTGGTATCTATTATGGTCCATGCACAGACCACGTACCCAACTATTCCGAAAACTCCTCTCCTGAAAACTGCAAAAGGATGTTGGGGGTCAATGCGTACGATCTGATCCTTTCATATCGTGGAGGGATTGATTCACTCTTAAGGCGTAGTGATCTTCTATCGCTTCGAGGGAGTGGATGTGATGATCTGGTGCGGGAGTTACTATGCCAGGTTCTTGTTGATGGACTCCAACAATTGAAGTACCTGTATATCTCTTATTGTCACGTCAAACAAGAATGTCTTGTCAACGCAATGAATCCGGTCCAACTATCTCGCGCTCCTGCTGTTTTCCCTATCCTGAAGGTATTGTGGATCGATCGGCTTGCTAATGTAAGCGAGATATATCGTAGCCCAATCCCAGCGGGTTCCTTTGGGGAACTGACTTCCATCCAAGTCACAGAATGTAGACAATTGAGACATCTCTTCCCGCTACCAATTGTAGGATGTCTCCCTCAACTCACAGATCTTAAGATCCAATCCTGTGATATGATGGAAGAAGTTATTTGGAGGGAGCAACGAGAAGATGTGCATGTTGCAACCAACAGAATCGAGTTTCCGAAATTGGAATCCTTGTTTCTTTCGAGTCTACCAAGTCTCAAGGGTTTCTGCAGAGGGATTGATCATATTGATTTCCCTCAATTGAAACGTCTGGATCTCTATGAACTGGAACGGTTCAACTGCCTCTTCCACAACAGCAGTACTTCCCATTCAGAGGAAAACGACGATGCCggcttcctttctctttttccccAATTG
- the LOC131313631 gene encoding probable disease resistance protein At4g27220 isoform X6: MSAALIAITGLGKIAGSVLVKIGDYVGAPIGRQFTYMFCFNSNITEVEAQLKELEVTREGVQMGVDDNRRKGRVNGPNVEAWLKSANEVTIEVGGIIKEKPKVKEGCLNGLCPNIKLRYSLSRKAVKTTEVVIDLQAHGVQYTQTSYSPPPPCLETILNRDFTGFESRSITMEEIIKALKHDHFNLIGVCGMGGVGKTTMVNEVAKRAKEENHFDEVAMAVVSKDPNLTNVQACVADMLGLKLVDRDSPMVRADLLRKRLLQDNKKVLVILDDIWEDFDLQAMGIPLDCANKNFKLLYTSRTQDLWHDVRTKKEITLQLLSEDEAWQLFREKAGDSADARDLHPIAKQIVNECGGLPLALLLIGGVLSKKSGRHPIKEIWEGMLDRLICASRTPANEHLFSRLELSYKYLEDEEAKRLFLLCCLFKEDEDIRINNLAMYGLGLSLFDRINEMGNARRRVFLIVDDLKSRYLLLDSKKEECVRVHDVVRDMGVSIASKDKVALVSHGALSGWPKTVTYEPYTAISVISDKITKLPEGLTYPNLEFLILRCRKLKKLPPNFFDGMGKLKVLEIGHFDGILTLQSLRNLTMLSLEGSHGMLDNLSIIGDLLNLETLNFRDSRIRELPEEIGKLVNLRFLDLRGTTWLRRIPPGVISCLVRLEELYMNWFEGWEGEDNEAEGRNANLIEFESLSNLNTLEIEIRRRSEFARVACIPTVPIFSKLEIYKVFINNCPPGYDYKADRGIYYGPCTDHVPNYSENSSPENCKRMLGVNAYDLILSYRGGIDSLLRRSDLLSLRGSGCDDLVRELLCQVLVDGLQQLKYLYISYCHVKQECLVNAMNPVQLSRAPAVFPILKVLWIDRLANVSEIYRSPIPAGSFGELTSIQVTECRQLRHLFPLPIVGCLPQLTDLKIQSCDMMEEVIWREQREDVHVATNRIEFPKLESLFLSSLPSLKGFCRGIDHIDFPQLKRLDLYELERFNCLFHNSSTSHSEENDDAGFLSLFPQLVSLPNLEVLYVSRLKNLERIVHGSLSMGPLSKRTKFTVHDCNKLRWVGNGRGRELAERINALDDSEEDVDLEEDDDFEEGASLSMNF; the protein is encoded by the coding sequence ATGTCTGCAGCACTAATTGCTATTACCGGTTTGGGGAAAATTGCGGGTAGTGTTTTGGTAAAAATCGGAGATTACGTTGGTGCTCCGATAGGCCGACAATTCACGTACATGTTTTGCTTCAATAGCAACATTACAGAAGTTGAAGCTCAATTGAAAGAGCTTGAAGTGACACGAGAAGGGGTACAAATGGGGGTGGATGATAACCGCAGAAAAGGGAGAGTTAATGGACCAAATGTTGAGGCTTGGCTGAAAAGTGCAAATGAGGTCACAATTGAGGTTGGGGGAATTATCAAAGAGAAGCCCAAAGTCAAGGAAGGGTGTTTGAATGGGTTGTGCCCCAATATCAAACTGCGTTACTCATTGAGCAGGAAAGCTGTGAAGACGACTGAGGTTGTCATTGACCTCCAGGCTCATGGTGTCCAGTATACACAGACATCCTACAGCCCGCCTCCTCCATGCTTGGAGACCATACTCAATAGAGATTTCACTGGGTTTGAGTCTCGAAGCATTACTATGGAAGAGATTATTAAGGCTCTAAAGCATGATCACTTCAACTTGATTGGGGTTTGCGGAATGGGAGGTGTGGGCAAGACAACAATGGTGAATGAAGTTGCAAAAAGAGCAAAAGAAGAGAATCACTTTGACGAAGTTGCAATGGCCGTTGTCAGCAAAGACCCAAACCTAACCAATGTTCAAGCTTGCGTTGCAGACATGCTTGGTTTGAAACTTGTTGACAGGGATAGCCCGATGGTACGAGCTGATCTCCTACGTAAGAGACTTCTACAGGATAACAAGAAAGTCCTTGTTATACTGGATGACATTTGGGAAGACTTTGATCTACAAGCCATGGGAATTCCTTTGGATTGTGCTAATAAGAATTTTAAACTGCTTTATACGTCGCGAACTCAAGATCTATGGCATGATGTACGAACTAAAAAGGAGATCACTCTTCAACTCTTGTCAGAAGACGAAGCATGGCAACTCTTTAGGGAGAAAGCGGGTGATTCAGCTGATGCTCGAGATTTGCATCCAATCGCTAAACAGATTGTGAATGAATGTGGAGGTTTACCGCTTGCTCTATTACTTATTGGTGGTGTACTTTCGAAAAAAAGTGGGAGACACCCCATTAAGGAGATATGGGAAGGTATGCTTGATCGGCTAATTTGTGCAAGCCGCACTCCTGCGAATGAGCATTTGTTTTCACGTCTAGAGCTGAGTTACAAATATTTGGAAGATGAGGAAGCCAAGCGCctgtttttgctttgttgtttATTTAAAGAGGATGAAGATATCCGTATTAACAATTTGGCCATGTACGGATTGGGGCTATCACTTTTTGACAGAATAAATGAAATGGGAAATGCAAGGCGTCGAGTTTTTCTTATCGTTGATGATCTAAAGAGCCGTTATTTACTACTAGacagtaaaaaagaagaatgtgTAAGAGTGCATGATGTAGTGCGCGATATGGGCGTATCTATTGCATCCAAAGATAAAGTTGCTCTAGTAAGCCATGGTGCATTGTCTGGGTGGCCAAAGACGGTCACATATGAGCCTTATACTGCCATCTCAGTGATATCGGACAAAATTACAAAGCTTCCTGAAGGATTGACATACCCAAACCTTGAGTTTCTAATTTTACGATGTAGGAAACTTAAGAAACTACCGCCCAATTTTTTCGACGGGATGGGGAAACTAAAAGTTTTGGAAATTGGTCATTTTGATGGCATCCTGACGCTTCAATCCTTGAGGAACCTTACTATGTTGTCACTTGAAGGATCTCATGGCATGTTGGATAATTTATCTATAATTGGAGATCTACTTAATCTAGAAACCCTCAACTTTCGTGATTCGCGGATCAGGGAACTACCAGAAGAAATAGGGAAACTAGTTAACTTGAGGTTTTTAGATCTGAGGGGCACTACTTGGCTGCGTAGAATACCGCCAGGTGTCATTTCATGCCTGGTTCGTTTAGAAGAACTATACATgaactggtttgagggttgggaAGGAGAGGACAATGAAGCAGAAGGGAGAAATGCAAACCTAATAGAGTTTGAGTCCTTGTCCAATTTAAATACTTTAGAGATTGAGATAAGAAGAAGATCAGAATTTGCACGTGTTGCATGTATCCCAACAGTTCCAATATTTAGCAAACTGGAAATATACAAGGTATTCATAAATAATTGCCCTCCTGGTTATGACTATAAGGCTGACCGTGGTATCTATTATGGTCCATGCACAGACCACGTACCCAACTATTCCGAAAACTCCTCTCCTGAAAACTGCAAAAGGATGTTGGGGGTCAATGCGTACGATCTGATCCTTTCATATCGTGGAGGGATTGATTCACTCTTAAGGCGTAGTGATCTTCTATCGCTTCGAGGGAGTGGATGTGATGATCTGGTGCGGGAGTTACTATGCCAGGTTCTTGTTGATGGACTCCAACAATTGAAGTACCTGTATATCTCTTATTGTCACGTCAAACAAGAATGTCTTGTCAACGCAATGAATCCGGTCCAACTATCTCGCGCTCCTGCTGTTTTCCCTATCCTGAAGGTATTGTGGATCGATCGGCTTGCTAATGTAAGCGAGATATATCGTAGCCCAATCCCAGCGGGTTCCTTTGGGGAACTGACTTCCATCCAAGTCACAGAATGTAGACAATTGAGACATCTCTTCCCGCTACCAATTGTAGGATGTCTCCCTCAACTCACAGATCTTAAGATCCAATCCTGTGATATGATGGAAGAAGTTATTTGGAGGGAGCAACGAGAAGATGTGCATGTTGCAACCAACAGAATCGAGTTTCCGAAATTGGAATCCTTGTTTCTTTCGAGTCTACCAAGTCTCAAGGGTTTCTGCAGAGGGATTGATCATATTGATTTCCCTCAATTGAAACGTCTGGATCTCTATGAACTGGAACGGTTCAACTGCCTCTTCCACAACAGCAGTACTTCCCATTCAGAGGAAAACGACGATGCCggcttcctttctctttttccccAATTG